A single window of Leclercia adecarboxylata DNA harbors:
- a CDS encoding NAD-dependent epimerase/dehydratase family protein: MKVLVTGATSGLGRNAVEFLRNKGISVRATGRNEAMGKLLQKMGAEFVHADLTELVSSQAKVMLAGIDTLWHCSSFTSPWGTQEAFDLANVRATRRLGEWAVAWGVRNFVHISSPSLYFDYHHHRDVQEDFRPARYACEFARSKAASEEVIDLLAQSNPHTRFTILRPQSLFGPHDKVFIPRLAQMMHHYGSVLLPRGGDALVDMTYFDNAIHAMWLASQIECDNLPSGRAYNITNGEPRTLRSIVQKLIDELNIHCRIRSVPYPMLDIIARSMERLGNKAAKEPALTHYGVSKLNFDFTLDTRRAETELGYTPLVTLDEGIEKTAAWLRDHGKLHR, encoded by the coding sequence ATGAAGGTACTGGTTACCGGCGCCACCAGCGGCTTAGGCCGCAATGCGGTGGAGTTTTTGCGCAATAAAGGCATCAGCGTCCGGGCCACCGGTCGCAATGAAGCGATGGGTAAATTGCTGCAAAAAATGGGCGCAGAGTTTGTCCATGCCGACCTGACGGAACTGGTCTCTTCCCAGGCAAAAGTGATGCTGGCCGGAATCGATACGCTGTGGCACTGCTCCAGCTTTACCTCGCCCTGGGGTACCCAGGAAGCCTTCGATCTGGCGAACGTGCGTGCCACCCGCCGTCTGGGCGAGTGGGCCGTGGCCTGGGGGGTGCGCAACTTCGTGCATATCTCCTCCCCGTCGCTCTACTTCGATTACCACCATCACCGCGATGTTCAGGAAGATTTTCGTCCTGCGCGCTACGCCTGCGAATTTGCCCGCAGCAAAGCCGCCAGCGAAGAGGTGATCGATCTGCTGGCGCAGTCCAACCCGCATACCCGCTTTACCATCCTGCGTCCACAGAGCCTGTTTGGCCCGCACGATAAAGTGTTTATTCCGCGCCTGGCGCAGATGATGCACCACTACGGCAGCGTGCTGTTGCCGCGCGGCGGGGATGCGCTGGTGGACATGACCTATTTCGACAACGCCATTCACGCCATGTGGCTGGCCAGCCAGATCGAATGCGACAATCTGCCGTCCGGGCGGGCATATAACATCACCAACGGCGAACCGCGCACATTGCGCAGCATTGTGCAGAAGCTGATTGACGAGCTGAACATTCACTGCCGGATCCGCTCGGTGCCCTATCCGATGCTGGACATTATTGCCCGCAGCATGGAGCGGCTGGGAAATAAGGCCGCCAAAGAGCCCGCCCTGACCCACTACGGGGTGTCGAAACTGAACTTTGACTTTACCCTTGATACGCGACGCGCAGAGACCGAGCTCGGCTATACACCGCTGGTGACGCTGGATGAAGGCATTGAGAAGACGGCGGCCTGGCTGCGGGATCACGGGAAACTGCATCGCTGA